Proteins from a single region of Undibacterium sp. KW1:
- the flgL gene encoding flagellar hook-associated protein FlgL → MRISTSTIYQTGGSNISDLQYGLNKTQQQIAAGRRVLTPEDDPIASARALVISQSDSLNTQFATNRQAAKNNLSIAESTLSNVTDTLHNIKALIVQAGNGSYNDTDRGFIAQQLQGNLDQLFGQANATDGTGNYLFSGFNTTTAPYTKTAGSAVYNGDQGQRFIQADTSRQIPLSSPGIDIFQNIRTSTGQFNVQSNPSNVGTAVAAATINTPTSANLTGNNYEVAFDNLGTSFTVTNKTTGNVVVPLTPYVSGATVTFDGIDLNVTNAGGPPVAAPGPNDKFSIQPGNQNIFETVTDIINALNTPAGTAAAKKDLTAALTQGNNNIDKSLNNVLTVRAQLGTSLKEIDDLDSEGDAKGVAFKQDLSALLDLDYAKAITELNQQQTTLQAAQQSFVKTSGLSLFDYIR, encoded by the coding sequence ATGCGTATCAGTACCAGCACTATTTATCAAACTGGCGGTTCCAATATTAGCGATCTGCAGTACGGTTTGAACAAGACCCAACAGCAAATCGCTGCTGGCCGTCGTGTGTTGACACCGGAAGATGATCCGATTGCCTCTGCACGTGCGCTGGTTATTTCCCAGTCAGATTCTCTAAATACCCAGTTTGCGACGAATAGGCAAGCTGCCAAGAATAATCTCAGCATTGCTGAGAGTACGCTCAGCAACGTCACTGATACCTTGCACAATATCAAGGCGCTGATTGTGCAGGCAGGCAATGGTTCTTACAACGATACCGATCGTGGATTTATCGCTCAGCAATTGCAAGGCAATCTTGATCAATTATTTGGTCAGGCAAATGCCACTGATGGCACGGGTAATTACTTGTTTTCAGGTTTCAATACCACTACTGCGCCTTATACCAAGACAGCGGGTAGCGCTGTTTATAATGGGGATCAGGGGCAGCGCTTTATCCAGGCAGACACATCAAGGCAAATACCGCTCAGTAGCCCTGGCATTGATATTTTCCAGAATATCCGTACCTCGACTGGCCAGTTCAATGTGCAGTCTAATCCGTCCAATGTAGGCACTGCAGTCGCTGCGGCGACGATCAACACCCCTACCTCAGCGAATCTGACGGGTAATAATTACGAAGTGGCTTTTGATAATCTGGGTACTTCATTTACTGTGACAAATAAAACCACAGGTAATGTGGTGGTTCCATTGACCCCGTATGTCAGTGGCGCAACGGTTACCTTTGATGGTATAGATTTGAATGTCACCAACGCGGGTGGCCCACCAGTTGCTGCGCCTGGCCCAAACGACAAGTTTTCAATACAACCAGGCAATCAAAATATCTTTGAAACTGTCACCGATATCATCAATGCCTTGAACACGCCTGCGGGTACGGCGGCAGCAAAAAAAGATTTGACTGCAGCGCTGACACAAGGCAATAACAATATCGACAAGTCTTTGAATAATGTATTGACCGTGCGTGCGCAACTGGGCACCAGCCTGAAAGAGATTGATGACCTTGATAGTGAGGGTGATGCCAAGGGCGTCGCTTTCAAACAGGATTTGTCTGCCTTGCTGGACCTGGATTATGCCAAGGCGATTACTGAACTCAATCAGCAACAAACTACCTTGCAGGCAGCGCAGCAATCATTTGTTAAGACATCTGGTTTGTCTCTGTTTGACTATATCCGCTAA
- the flgK gene encoding flagellar hook-associated protein FlgK, with amino-acid sequence MGSNIFGIGQSALAAAQLGIATTGHNIANASTPGYNRQTILQAANEPQNLGGSFIGQGVSVTQIQRQYNSFLAGQVNASQSTKNQADVYYSQISQINNLVADPTAGVTPALQDFFKAFQNLAASPNGTAGAAARQAALSSAQALAGRINGLETRLDQITDDVNGQIGTTVGAINSYASQIASLNDTIERAKGISNSASGPNDLLDQRDQLITELSKLTKVSVVPQGEKYNVFIGNGQPLVLGSNVTQLQVSQSLTDPSRTEVSYLVNGSSVLLPENSFGGGKLGGLFDFRSSTLDVAKNSLGRIAIGLATQFNDQQKLGLDLNGQVGGDFFTISGPVTTPSALNTSTAGINASITDTSALTTSDYRLQFIGGNYKITRLSDGATQSSATLPLKFDGINFQLAPPPAAAAPAAGDEFLIRPTIAGGASIAVAIQDPAKLAAAAPLTTSFPTTNTGNGKISVGVANSQAASSSNSATATIGSATTDDSFLGTSLVTPVNLTYSGGNITGFPAGATVSVKVGAVTTTYPPPATVPYTSGAAVSFSGVSFSIKDGAAPPSNGDVFTISKALPVAPSTLTFNSAGNTLTGFPATANVTVTNAGVATTYPAGTAVPYTSGSTISYNGISFSISGNPANGDVFNVAPNTNGSGDNRNAVLLSNLQTQNTIGGGTTTFQGGYAQFVSLVGNKAHELQITSASETKLLAQNITAQQTESGVNLDEEAANLLRYQQAYQAAGKLMQIASTLFDSLLALGR; translated from the coding sequence ATGGGTTCAAATATATTTGGCATTGGGCAATCGGCACTGGCTGCGGCGCAGCTGGGCATTGCGACGACCGGTCATAATATTGCCAATGCATCAACTCCTGGCTATAACCGTCAAACTATCCTGCAAGCGGCGAATGAACCGCAGAATCTGGGCGGCTCATTTATCGGGCAAGGTGTGTCGGTTACGCAGATACAGCGCCAATACAATTCTTTCCTGGCTGGTCAGGTCAATGCTTCTCAATCAACAAAAAATCAGGCTGATGTGTATTACAGCCAGATCAGCCAGATCAATAACCTGGTGGCAGACCCTACTGCAGGTGTGACACCAGCTCTGCAAGATTTTTTCAAGGCTTTCCAGAATCTGGCTGCCAGCCCTAATGGCACGGCTGGCGCTGCTGCGCGCCAGGCCGCATTGTCGTCAGCACAAGCGCTGGCTGGCCGCATCAATGGTTTGGAAACGCGTCTCGACCAGATCACTGACGACGTCAATGGGCAAATTGGTACGACTGTCGGTGCCATCAATAGCTATGCTTCACAAATAGCCAGTTTGAATGACACCATAGAAAGAGCCAAGGGTATTTCAAATAGTGCCAGTGGGCCTAATGATTTATTGGACCAAAGGGATCAACTCATCACTGAATTGAGCAAGCTGACCAAGGTCAGCGTAGTGCCCCAGGGTGAAAAATATAATGTCTTTATTGGCAATGGTCAGCCACTGGTACTTGGCAGCAATGTTACGCAATTGCAGGTCAGCCAGTCATTGACGGATCCCAGCCGCACTGAAGTTTCTTACCTCGTCAATGGTTCTTCCGTGCTGTTACCTGAAAACAGTTTTGGCGGCGGCAAACTCGGTGGTTTATTCGATTTCCGCTCCAGCACCCTGGACGTGGCAAAAAATAGCTTGGGCAGGATAGCAATTGGCCTCGCCACGCAATTCAATGACCAGCAAAAGCTGGGGCTGGATTTGAACGGCCAGGTCGGTGGCGATTTCTTTACAATTTCTGGTCCTGTAACAACACCAAGTGCGCTCAATACTTCGACAGCGGGTATCAATGCAAGCATCACCGATACTTCTGCATTAACGACCAGTGACTATCGTCTGCAATTTATCGGCGGCAATTATAAAATTACCCGCTTGTCAGATGGGGCAACACAGTCTTCGGCAACTTTGCCTTTGAAGTTTGATGGTATTAATTTTCAGCTTGCACCGCCACCGGCAGCAGCGGCTCCGGCAGCGGGCGATGAGTTTCTGATCAGACCTACCATAGCGGGGGGCGCCAGTATTGCGGTAGCTATCCAGGACCCGGCCAAACTGGCTGCGGCGGCACCTTTGACGACATCTTTCCCGACGACCAATACTGGTAACGGCAAGATCAGTGTTGGTGTTGCCAATTCCCAGGCTGCCTCCAGCAGCAACTCTGCCACGGCCACGATAGGCTCGGCAACAACGGACGATTCTTTTCTTGGCACCAGCCTGGTCACACCAGTTAATCTAACGTATTCGGGCGGTAATATTACTGGCTTCCCTGCCGGTGCCACAGTATCTGTCAAAGTCGGTGCTGTTACGACGACATATCCGCCTCCAGCAACCGTGCCGTATACCAGCGGCGCTGCGGTCAGCTTTAGTGGTGTCAGTTTTTCGATCAAGGACGGCGCTGCTCCGCCTTCCAATGGTGATGTGTTTACCATATCCAAGGCGCTACCAGTAGCACCGAGCACGTTGACATTTAATTCCGCTGGCAATACCCTCACTGGCTTCCCGGCGACTGCGAATGTCACGGTGACCAATGCCGGTGTTGCTACAACTTACCCGGCCGGCACGGCGGTGCCCTATACGTCTGGTTCCACGATCAGTTATAACGGCATCAGTTTCTCGATATCGGGTAATCCTGCCAACGGTGATGTGTTCAATGTCGCGCCGAATACCAATGGTTCTGGTGATAACCGTAATGCGGTATTGCTGAGTAATCTGCAAACGCAAAACACCATTGGCGGTGGCACGACCACCTTCCAGGGGGGGTATGCCCAGTTCGTCAGCCTTGTGGGTAACAAGGCGCATGAGTTGCAAATTACCAGTGCTTCAGAAACAAAATTGCTGGCGCAAAATATCACTGCCCAGCAAACTGAATCAGGTGTGAACCTTGATGAAGAAGCTGCCAACTTATTGCGCTATCAACAGGCATATCAGGCGGCAGGCAAGTTGATGCAAATTGCAAGTACATTGTTTGACTCCTTATTGGCGTTGGGCAGATAG